One window of Uloborus diversus isolate 005 chromosome 3, Udiv.v.3.1, whole genome shotgun sequence genomic DNA carries:
- the LOC129219126 gene encoding uncharacterized protein LOC129219126 — MEGADRTQIIASRGRIKASVTRLENTFNDMNTKNEVLIRIQRLDTLFTEFEKLDVLLDDKDSEIAEFEEKYFRLKAQYQNKIESFHVPSQIREVQINGGGSTVMQNAETNLSNFRLPKLNITPFSGNFNDWINFKDLYLVTVHNQDSLSNVQKFQYLKGLLTDEPASLIKHIPLSNASYLEAWEKLLDRYDKKKKIVQSLIGTFLEQKGISQANDTNLKNFMDTSDEIIRGLKALGEEASSRDPWLIYLMLQKLDTESRRLWSSETANVDFPSLKSFFDFLKTRCSSLELIMNNELKKVEPMKNNVGIKNRSDVRITKNCIKCHGVHPLFKCVKFKSMDFSGRKNFVKRNQLCYLCLNLHRVKDCPNSHLKCMLCQAKHNTLLHENIKGNTASVSEYLVEKKRFQTTVEENDNPRESFSPDCELDSNNVNRGVISSTSVNNTRSVSFLPTAQVVIQDGSGKSYTFRALLDSGSECSFISENLMNVLRLRRKNDRISLTGIAEVSAGQTRGSVMLDIGSKFSNERIEVKAYILNKLTAQLPSEFLDLKDLDYIKAINNLADKEFMRPQPIDIILGSDCFFTIMRNGKIVGSKNEPIAQNTMFGWVIAGRILRSDISSPIAHSHFINVEENTNIDAILQKFWQTEELPVKKRLLSEEEEFCETHFQTTYKINDQGRFVVKLPIYKDKSFFMIDYEKLGHMTRAETSSDFINSDTYFLPHHAVIKNDSVSTKLRVVFDGSCKPPDSHSLNSILAVGQTVQPDLFAILMRFRMNRIAFSADIQQMYRQILVDFADQDLQRIVWRESESSPISEFRLCTLTYGTSAAPFLATRVLHQIGLDIENEDPTVSSIIKNSFYIDDLMSGSNSNEEAIATIKTLSEVLEARGFHLRKWRSNSPQVLSDSLPTSPKEVQNLEIHPDECSKALGLTWDSLNDCFVFKVNFKFEGNITKRTFLSQSAKLFDPLGFLSPCTISIKIFYQQLWLLKLDWDSPLPQELATKWEAFQRNFEQVCYIRIPRWIQTTNKNIILHGFCDASECAYAAVIYAVQPRSDEESEVIILTSKSKVAPLKSVSIPRLELNGALLLARLYSSTKSIFSDCDISFHAWTDSQVVLTWLSSPPRNWKPYVSNRTSEILDLVPVKSWSFVPTKENPADIASRGLAPKYLPDCTIWWKGPSWLKLSEESWPKQLHRAENSETVLKEKKNFKFSFNTSVNCSIIDNLFQKFSSFSKIIDILAFCFRFISNCRMRNRKRKPGILSNDKPLPLTTSERKQAGKVVISYIQSAYFSDEINCIKNDMSLPCKSSLLSLCPFFDKDGLIRVGGRLQNSQLSFSAKHPIILPAQHKISSLLVKHFHMLHFHAGTTLLLGILRQQYWIIGARKIIKKCIHNCVICCRYRFSVSKQIMGNLPVDRVTLTKPFSVCGVDYAGPVSILKHRGRGEKTTKGYIALFVCFATKALHLELVSDMTSETFIAALRRFCSRRGAPKHIHSDNGTTFVGAKKQLSTIYNFVSSINKDEKISYFLYQMNIEWHMIPPLSPHFGGLWEAGVKSVKFHIKRVIGNTNLTFEELTTLLTQIEALLNSRPLIALDDSDLSQLSMLTPSHFLIGEVISSPPEYVQESKLSLRSRWDIVQKMKLGFWKRWRVDYLSSLQNKKKWKTKGINFVVGDIVLIREDNVAPSIWPLGKIIATHSGKDGGVRVVTLKTAKGSFKRPIVKLCKLPTHQE; from the exons ATGGAAGGGGCAGATAGAACTCAAATAATAGCTTCTAGAGGAAGAATTAAAGCTTCTGTAACAAGACTTGAGAATACATTTAATGATATGAAtacgaaaaatgaagttttgatacgtATTCAAAGGTTAGATACTTTATTTACGGAATTTGAAAAACTTGATGTATTATTAGATGATAAAGATTCTGAAATAGCagaatttgaggaaaaatattttagattaaaagcTCAGTATCAAAATAAAATCGAAAGCTTTCATGTTCCGTCTCAGATAAGAGAAGTACAAATTAATGGTGGTGGTTCTACTGTAATGCAAAATGCGGAGACAAATTTAAGTAATTTCCGATTGCCAAAGCTAAATATTACGCCTTTCtctggcaattttaatgattggataaattttaaagatcttTATCTTGTAACAGTTCATAATCAAGATTCATTGTCTAATGTACAAAAGTTTCAATATTTGAAAGGGTTGCTCACCGATGAGCCAGCGTCTTTAATTAAGCATATTCCCTTATCTAACGCTTCATATTTGGAAGCATGGGAAAAGCTATTGGATAGGtatgataaaaagaagaaaattgtacAGTCTTTGATAGGAACATTTTTAGAACAGAAAGGTATCTCACAGGCGAatgatacaaatttaaagaaCTTTATGGATACAAGTGATGAAATTATTAGAGGATTGAAAGCTCTTGGTGAGGAAGCATCAAGTAGAGATCcttggttaatttatttaatgcttcaaaaacttGATACAGAAAGTAGAAGGCTTTGGTCTTCTGAGACTGCTAACGTAGACTTTCcttctttgaaatcattttttgatttcttgaaaacaaGGTGTTCGTCTCTTGAGTTAATAATGAACAACGAGTTAAAAAAAGTAGagccaatgaaaaataatgttggtATAAAAAATCGCTCAGATGTCAGAATtactaaaaattgcattaagtGCCATGGAGTGCATCCCTTGTTTAAATgcgtgaaatttaaaagcatggatTTTAGTGGGAGAAAGAATTTTGTAAAACGAAACCAATTGTGTTATTTGTGCTTAAATTTGCACAGGGTAAAAGACTGTCCGAATTCACATTTAAAGTGTATGCTGTGTCAAGCAAAGCACAATACATTATTGCATGAAAATATTAAGGGGAATACTGCTAGTGTTTCTGAAtatttagttgagaaaaaaagatttcaaactaCCGTAGAAGAAAATGACAATCCACGAGAGAGTTTTTCACCTGATTGTGAACTTGACTCTAACAACGTAAATCGGGGTGTTATTTCCAGTACTTCTGTAAACAATACTAGAAGTGTTTCTTTTCTTCCTACTGCTCAAGTTGTAATTCAAGATGGTTCTGGAAAATCTTACACTTTCAGGGCTTTGCTGGATTCAGGATCTGAGTGCTCATTCATCAGTGAGAATTTAATGAATGTGTTacgattaagaagaaaaaatgatagAATTTCTTTGACTGGGATCGCTGAAGTGTCTGCAGGTCAAACTCGAGGCTCCGTAATGCTTGACATTGGGTCGAAATTTTCTAATGAGCGCATCGAAGTTAAAgcatatattttgaataaattaactgCTCAGTTACCATCTGAATTTTTGGATTTAAAGGACTTAGATTATATTAAAGCTATCAATAATCTTGCGGACAAAGAATTCATGCGTCCGCAACCAATTGACATTATTTTGGGTTCCGACTGTTTTTTCACGATAATGCGAAATGGTAAAATTGTTGGTTCGAAGAATGAACCCATTGCCCAAAATACGATGTTTGGATGGGTCATTGCTGGAAGAATTCTTCGTAGTGACATTTCGTCTCCCATTGCTCATTCGCATTTTATTAATGTCGAAGAAAACACAAATATAGATGCAATTCTTCAGAAATTTTGGCAAACTGAAGAATTACCCGTGAAAAAGAGACTGCTATCCGAAGAAGAGGAATTTTGTGAAACTCATTTTCAGACTACCTATAAAATTAATGATCAGGGTCGATTTGTTGTCAAGTTGCCAATTTACAAAGATAAATCATT ttttatGATTGATTATGAAAAATTGGGACACATGACACGTGCTGAAACAAGCTCTGACTTTATAAACTCTGATACATACTTTCTTCCTCATCATGCTGTTATCAAGAATGATAGTGTTTCTACAAAACTCAGAGTTGTTTTCGATGGTTCATGTAAGCCACCTGATTCACATTCCTTGAATTCTATCTTGGCTGTTGGTCAAACAGTGCAACCAGATTTATTTGCTATTCTCATGAGGTTTCGTATGAATAGAATAGCATTTTCAGCAGATATTCAACAGATGTATCGGCAAATTCTTGTTGATTTTGCGGATCAAGATCTACAGAGAATTGTTTGGAGGGAGTCGGAGAGTTCTCCAATTAGTGAATTTCGATTATGTACTCTTACCTATGGTACTTCGGCAGCACCATTTTTAGCGACGCGAGTGTTGCATCAAATTGGTTTAGACATTGAAAACGAAGATCCTACTGTATCATCTATAATTAAGAATTCTTTCTACATTGATGACTTAATGTCAGGTTCAAATTCGAACGAAGAAGCTATTGCAACAATCAAAACACTTTCTGAAGTTTTGGAAGCTAGAGGATTTCATTTGAGAAAATGGCGTTCTAATTCTCCACAAGTACTGTCTGATTCTTTGCCTACTTCACCCAAAGAAGTTCAAAATTTAGAGATTCATCCAGATGAGTGCTCTAAAGCTTTAGGTCTCACGTGGGACTCCTTAAACGActgctttgtttttaaagttaatttcaaatttgaaggtAATATTACAAAACGAACATTTTTATCGCAATCAGCTAAGTTATTTGATCCTCTTGGGTTTTTATCACCATGCACtatttctatcaaaatattttatcagcAGTTATGGCTTTTGAAATTGGACTGGGATAGTCCTCTGCCTCAAGAACTTGCTACCAaatgggaagcttttcaaaggaaCTTTGAGCAAGTGTGCTACATTCGCATTCCGAGATGGATTCAAACAACTAATAAGAACATTATTCTTCATGGTTTTTGTGACGCCTCAGAATGTGCTTATGCTGCTGTCATCTATGCAGTGCAGCCTCGTTCTGATGAGGAGTCAGAAgtaattattttgacatctaaaagCAAGGTTGCTCCACTGAAGTCTGTTTCAATTCCCAGACTTGAATTAAATGGTGCTCTGTTACTAGCAAGATTGTATTCCTCGACAAAGAGCATATTTTCAGACTGTGATATCTCATTCCATGCATGGACAGATTCTCAAGTCGTTTTAACCTGGCTGTCGTCTCCTCCTCGTAATTGGAAACCTTATGTTTCTAACAgaacttctgaaattttagacTTAGTACCAGTTAAAAGTTGGTCGTTCGTCCCAACGAAGGAAAATCCGGCAGACATTGCGTCCAGAGGATTAGCTCCTAAATATCTTCCGGATTGCACAATTTGGTGGAAAGGACCTTCGTGGCTAAAATTATCTGAAGAAAGCTGGCCTAAACAACTACATAGAGCTGAAAATTCAGAAACTGTCTTGAAGgagaaaaagaactttaaatttagtttcaatactTCTGTTAATTGTAGTATCATTGAtaacttatttcagaaattttcttcattttctaaaattattgatATATTAGCATTTTGTTTTAGGTTTATCTCAAATTGTAGAATGAGAAATCGTAAGCGAAAACCAGGTATTTTGAGCAATGATAAGCCATTGCCACTGACTACATCTGAAAGAAAGCAGGCAGGTAAAGTGGTAATTTCTTATATTCAATCTGCGTACTTTAGCGATGAAATTAATTGCATCAAGAATGACATGTCTCTACCATGTAAAAGTTCATTGCTAAGTTTATGCCCATTTTTTGATAAAGATGGCTTGATTAGGGTGGGAGGAAGGTTGCAAAATTCGCAGCTGTCTTTTAGTgctaaacacccaattattttACCAGCTCAGCATAAAATTAGTTCATTATTAGTTAAACATTTTCATATGTTACATTTTCATGCTGGTACTACTTTATTACTAGGTATTTTGCGCCAACAGTATTGGATTATAGGTGctagaaaaattatcaaaaaatgtattcataactgCGTTATTTGTTGTAGATAtagattttctgtttcaaaacaaataatgGGTAATCTTCCTGTAGATAGAGTTACTCTTACTAAACCGTTTTCAGTGTGTGGGGTAGATTATGCTGGCCCAGTTAGTATTTTGAAGCATAGAGGTAGGGGTGAAAAAACTACTAAAGGTTACATAGcgctatttgtttgttttgccacCAAGGCTCTACATTTAGAGTTAGTTAGTGATATGACATCTGAAACTTTTATTGCTGCTTTGCGCAGATTTTGTTCTCGAAGAGGAGCTCCAAAGCACATCCATTCTGATAATGGTACTACCTTTGTCGGGGCTAAAAAACAGTTGTCAACTATATATAACTTTGTGTCCTCTATtaataaagatgaaaaaataagttatttcttgtaCCAAATGAATATTGAATGGCATATGATACCGCCACTAAGTCCTCACTTTGGTGGATTATGGGAGGCAGGCgttaaatcagtaaaatttcaTATAAAACGGGTTATCGGGAATACAAATTTAACGTTTGAAGAACTAACCACTCTTCTGACTCAAATCGAGGCTTTACTTAATTCTCGTCCTCTCATTGCACTTGATGATAGTGATTTGAGCCAGTTGAGCATGTTAACACCCTCACATTTCTTGATAGGTGAAGTAATTTCTTCTCCTCCTGAGTATGTACAGGAAAGTAAGTTGTCACTACGCTCTAGATGGgatattgttcaaaaaatgaaacttgGATTTTGGAAAAGATGGCGTGTGGACTATTTGAGTtcactccaaaataaaaaaaaatggaaaactaaggGCATTAATTTTGTTGTAGGGGATATAGTCCTCATACGAGAGGATAACGTTGCTCCTTCTATTTGGCCCTTGGGTAAAATAATTGCTACCCATTCAGGTAAGGATGGTGGGGTAAGAGTTGTtactttaaaaactgcaaaaggTAGTTTTAAACGGCCAATTGTAAAATTGTGCAAACTTCCAACACATCAAGAATAG